A single window of Fischerella sp. PCC 9605 DNA harbors:
- a CDS encoding GlsB/YeaQ/YmgE family stress response membrane protein — translation MNLLAWIVLGLLAGAIAKAIYPGYQGGNILATIVLGIIGAVIGGSLVHLLQTGTLAITSATFSIPGLFVAVLGAIIAIFLYNQFTRRAY, via the coding sequence ATGAATCTGCTTGCTTGGATTGTATTAGGTCTACTGGCTGGTGCTATTGCTAAAGCGATTTATCCTGGCTATCAAGGTGGCAACATTCTAGCTACTATTGTCTTAGGAATTATTGGTGCCGTAATAGGTGGAAGTTTGGTTCACTTACTACAAACGGGAACTCTCGCAATTACTTCTGCAACTTTTAGTATTCCTGGACTGTTTGTAGCAGTATTGGGTGCAATTATCGCTATCTTCTTGTATAACCAATTTACTCGTAGAGCGTACTAA
- the pstS gene encoding phosphate ABC transporter substrate-binding protein PstS, with amino-acid sequence MHLNFFDFNVNRWTISIALTALAAGIVSCQPQTPTATAPETTPAPGAAAPGGTVSISGAGASFPAPLYQRWFAEFNKQNPNIQISYQSVGSGAGINQFLAQTVDFGATDAPLTEQERQKFPAERGQPIQIPMTGGALVFAYNLPGVDNLRLSRQAYCGIVQGDIKTWNDPQISQANPGVNLPNTPISFIHRSDGSGTTFVFTNHLEAACPQWQAGAAKSVSWPTGLGARGNEGVTAQVQQTQGAVGYVEFAYARENQLQMATIENRAGNYIAPEPGSAALAIENAEVPEDFALTVPDPQGEQAYPIVGLTWLLLYQQYDNPAKAQALKNVVEWALSDEGDKYAEELGYLPLPDDVTKRVIAALDAMKVAQGQ; translated from the coding sequence GACTATCTCTATTGCTTTAACTGCGCTAGCTGCGGGAATTGTCTCTTGTCAGCCTCAAACACCAACTGCTACTGCCCCTGAGACAACTCCCGCACCAGGAGCCGCTGCTCCTGGTGGAACCGTGTCCATTAGTGGCGCAGGTGCTTCTTTTCCTGCTCCTTTGTATCAACGCTGGTTTGCTGAATTTAACAAACAAAATCCCAACATCCAAATTAGCTACCAGTCGGTTGGTAGTGGTGCTGGGATAAATCAGTTTTTGGCACAGACAGTAGATTTTGGAGCCACTGACGCGCCACTCACCGAACAAGAACGTCAGAAGTTTCCGGCAGAACGAGGACAACCAATTCAAATACCAATGACTGGGGGCGCACTCGTCTTTGCCTATAACCTGCCTGGCGTAGATAACCTGAGATTATCGCGACAAGCATACTGTGGTATTGTCCAAGGTGATATCAAAACTTGGAATGACCCCCAAATTTCCCAGGCAAACCCTGGTGTTAACTTACCCAACACTCCGATTTCCTTCATCCATCGTTCTGACGGTAGTGGAACAACGTTTGTATTTACCAATCACCTCGAAGCTGCCTGTCCACAGTGGCAAGCAGGTGCTGCCAAGTCAGTGTCGTGGCCTACAGGTCTTGGTGCGAGGGGAAATGAAGGTGTCACCGCCCAAGTTCAACAAACTCAAGGGGCTGTTGGTTATGTAGAATTTGCCTACGCCAGAGAAAATCAATTGCAAATGGCTACAATCGAGAACCGTGCAGGCAATTATATTGCACCCGAACCAGGTTCAGCTGCTCTTGCAATTGAAAATGCTGAGGTTCCTGAAGATTTTGCACTTACTGTCCCCGATCCGCAGGGAGAGCAAGCCTATCCAATTGTTGGTTTGACTTGGTTGCTGCTATACCAGCAGTATGATAATCCTGCTAAAGCACAAGCACTGAAAAACGTCGTCGAGTGGGCTTTGTCTGATGAAGGTGATAAATACGCTGAAGAATTAGGCTATCTGCCTTTGCCTGATGATGTTACAAAAAGAGTCATTGCAGCTTTAGATGCAATGAAGGTGGCTCAAGGGCAATAA
- a CDS encoding two-partner secretion domain-containing protein, producing MRQTLVFLALPIATIASISVIATTANAQITPDTSLGAESSTVTSNQVIRDIQSDRIDGGAIRGANLFHSFQEFNVAPDRGAYFSNPAGISNILTRVTGANPSNILGRLGVLGSANLFFINPNGIIFGPNARLDVGGSFFASTANSLIFDNGFEFDAKNPQAPPLLTVNIPIGLRFRDNPGTLTNQSSALQVTEGKSLSLVGGDVRLDGGRLFAAGGRVELGGLTAAGTVELNGDGSLSFPVGVQRGDVSLTNGAIVSVSSGGGGNIAVNARNLEIVGGSLLGAGIDPGLGTPGAQAGDIRIDATEKVRIEGTTNSYSGILNSTGNFSLNSSNIREPGNAGNVVINTGTLEGNGNILISSSTNGEGNAGKVIITAKDKVSLTSEPANSFAFVASFVGTLGIGNGADLIVNTPSLSLSNAALITSTAGQGNAGNIQLNASESISVGDRSQLQAATFGRGNAGNIIIEAENAAVSFDGANTLVSTSVGRSSTGKGGDLTIKARNLSVTNGALLLTTTSGQANAGSIEVNTNNLSLTNGAQISASTFGKGNAGSVSINATGNISADGEDNSGVNSGIFTTVERQAEGDAGGVTVSTNDLSLTNGAQINASTFGKGNAGSVSINATGNISADGEDNSGGNSGIFATVEEQAEGDAGGVKVNTNDLSLTNGAQINANTLGKGNAGSVIVNATGTIFASGEGKDGFNSGIFSNVETSDIGNAGGIEINTNNLTLSNGAVVSASTFGQGNAGSIVINSTGDISIDGEDKDGFNSGIFSTVNSSGVGNAGGITINTNNISLTNGGTINASTLGKGDAGGVIINANGTISADGEAKNGFNSGVFSQVAREQAEGNAGGIKIDTNNISLTGGAVISTSTFGKGNAGSVIINADGSISADGADKDGFNSGFYSGVDSSAVGNAGGINITARSLSLTNSARLSTSNSGNGAAGDIKVTTAKDIRLDNQASISANTSGGQGNIILNSRDLILRRNSNITTNATGTATGGNIAIDTGSLVGLENSTISANAEQGFGGNVTVNAQGIFLSPDSEITASSELGPQFSGTVQLNTPEAEPNRGLVELPENFVDPTQQIAQNPCQRGTESKFIISGRGGLPSNPNQIISSDNVRVDLIAPAISTANAASMTVKSTPTTATINKIVPARGWILNNRGEVVLTAYDPTNIGEQRRSHATVSCAAP from the coding sequence ATGCGGCAAACACTGGTTTTCCTTGCTTTACCAATTGCTACCATAGCTAGTATTTCAGTAATAGCCACCACTGCAAACGCCCAAATCACACCTGATACTAGTCTTGGTGCAGAAAGTTCTACAGTCACTTCTAATCAGGTAATTAGGGATATTCAAAGCGATCGCATTGATGGAGGAGCGATTCGCGGTGCTAATCTATTCCACAGCTTCCAAGAATTTAATGTTGCACCAGATAGAGGTGCGTATTTTTCCAATCCTGCCGGAATTAGCAACATTCTGACGCGCGTAACAGGAGCAAACCCATCCAACATTCTGGGAAGGTTGGGAGTATTGGGAAGTGCCAATTTATTTTTCATCAATCCTAACGGGATTATCTTTGGGCCAAATGCCCGCTTGGATGTGGGAGGTTCATTTTTTGCTAGTACAGCCAACAGTCTGATATTTGACAATGGTTTTGAGTTTGATGCTAAAAATCCGCAGGCACCACCGCTGTTAACGGTAAATATTCCCATCGGCTTGAGGTTTCGAGATAATCCCGGAACTCTCACCAATCAATCTTCTGCTCTTCAGGTTACTGAAGGGAAATCCTTGTCATTAGTGGGTGGTGATGTTCGCTTAGATGGCGGGAGACTATTTGCAGCAGGAGGACGCGTAGAGTTAGGAGGATTGACAGCAGCTGGAACAGTAGAACTCAATGGTGATGGGAGCTTGAGTTTTCCTGTGGGAGTGCAACGAGGGGATGTATCACTCACTAATGGTGCGATAGTTAGTGTAAGTTCTGGCGGGGGAGGTAATATTGCAGTTAATGCCAGAAATTTAGAGATTGTGGGAGGAAGTCTGCTTGGTGCGGGTATAGACCCAGGTTTAGGAACACCAGGCGCTCAGGCAGGCGATATTAGAATTGATGCTACAGAGAAGGTGAGAATCGAAGGAACAACTAACTCTTATAGTGGAATCTTGAACTCAACAGGTAACTTTTCATTAAACAGTTCCAACATCAGAGAACCTGGAAACGCAGGAAATGTAGTCATTAACACAGGAACCCTGGAAGGGAACGGCAATATTTTGATAAGTTCTTCGACTAACGGAGAAGGAAATGCAGGAAAGGTCATCATCACAGCTAAGGATAAAGTCTCCTTAACAAGCGAACCTGCAAATAGCTTCGCCTTTGTAGCAAGTTTTGTGGGGACATTAGGTATAGGCAATGGTGCTGACCTGATTGTCAACACGCCCTCCCTTTCTTTATCCAATGCCGCTCTAATTACTTCCACTGCGGGACAAGGGAATGCGGGAAATATCCAACTTAATGCTTCTGAGTCTATTTCTGTAGGAGATCGCTCCCAGTTGCAAGCCGCTACTTTTGGTAGAGGAAATGCAGGCAATATAATTATTGAAGCTGAAAATGCTGCTGTTTCTTTTGATGGGGCAAACACTTTAGTAAGCACTTCTGTAGGCAGATCCAGCACTGGCAAAGGTGGCGATCTTACAATCAAAGCGCGTAATCTCTCTGTAACCAATGGTGCTTTATTGTTAACCACTACCTCTGGACAAGCAAATGCAGGTAGTATCGAAGTAAACACCAACAACCTTTCTCTGACTAATGGCGCACAAATCAGTGCCAGCACTTTTGGAAAGGGAAATGCTGGTAGTGTAAGTATTAATGCTACTGGTAATATCTCCGCAGACGGTGAGGATAACAGTGGGGTCAACAGCGGAATCTTTACAACAGTGGAACGACAAGCTGAGGGAGATGCTGGTGGTGTAACAGTAAGCACCAACGACCTTTCTCTTACCAATGGTGCTCAAATCAATGCCAGCACCTTTGGAAAGGGAAACGCTGGTAGTGTAAGTATTAATGCTACTGGTAATATCTCCGCAGACGGTGAGGATAACAGTGGAGGCAATAGCGGAATCTTTGCAACAGTGGAAGAACAAGCTGAGGGAGATGCTGGTGGTGTAAAAGTAAACACCAACGACCTTTCTCTCACCAATGGTGCTCAAATCAATGCCAACACCCTTGGAAAAGGGAATGCTGGCAGTGTGATCGTTAATGCCACTGGTACCATCTTTGCATCTGGTGAAGGTAAGGATGGATTCAACAGTGGAATTTTTAGCAATGTTGAAACATCAGATATAGGTAATGCTGGTGGTATCGAAATAAACACGAATAATCTCACTCTTAGCAATGGTGCAGTAGTCAGTGCCAGTACCTTTGGTCAAGGGAACGCCGGAAGTATAGTTATTAATAGTACCGGTGATATTTCCATAGATGGTGAGGATAAGGATGGATTTAATAGTGGAATTTTTAGCACTGTTAACTCATCAGGCGTGGGCAATGCTGGTGGTATCACAATAAACACTAACAACATTTCTCTTACCAATGGTGGAACCATCAATGCCAGCACCCTTGGAAAGGGAGATGCCGGAGGTGTAATCATTAATGCCAACGGTACTATCTCCGCAGATGGTGAGGCTAAGAATGGATTCAACAGTGGAGTTTTTAGTCAAGTGGCCCGAGAACAAGCTGAGGGAAATGCTGGAGGTATTAAAATAGACACTAACAACATTTCTCTGACCGGTGGCGCTGTAATCAGTACCAGCACCTTTGGCAAAGGAAATGCTGGAAGTGTAATCATTAATGCTGATGGTTCCATCTCCGCCGATGGTGCAGATAAAGATGGATTCAACAGTGGATTTTATAGCGGTGTTGACTCATCAGCTGTAGGCAATGCTGGTGGTATTAATATCACTGCGCGATCGCTTTCTTTGACTAATAGCGCTAGACTCTCTACCAGTAATTCAGGAAATGGTGCAGCAGGTGATATTAAAGTTACAACAGCTAAAGACATTCGACTGGACAACCAGGCATCTATCAGTGCTAATACTAGTGGTGGACAAGGCAATATTATCCTCAACTCCCGCGACTTAATCTTGCGTCGTAATAGCAACATCACAACCAACGCCACAGGAACGGCTACAGGGGGTAACATCGCTATCGATACTGGCAGTTTAGTTGGGTTGGAGAATAGTACAATTAGCGCTAATGCCGAACAAGGCTTTGGTGGAAACGTCACAGTTAACGCTCAAGGCATCTTTTTGTCACCAGATAGCGAAATCACTGCTTCATCTGAGCTTGGCCCACAGTTTAGTGGCACGGTGCAACTTAATACCCCAGAGGCTGAACCCAATCGCGGGTTAGTTGAATTACCAGAAAATTTTGTAGATCCCACTCAACAAATTGCCCAAAATCCCTGTCAGCGTGGTACAGAAAGTAAATTCATCATCTCTGGACGGGGTGGATTACCTTCAAACCCCAATCAGATTATTAGCAGCGACAATGTGCGAGTAGATTTAATCGCACCAGCTATTAGTACAGCAAATGCTGCTAGTATGACTGTAAAGTCAACTCCCACAACTGCAACTATCAACAAGATAGTGCCAGCTAGGGGATGGATACTCAACAATCGGGGTGAGGTGGTGCTGACAGCATATGATCCTACTAATATAGGTGAGCAACGGCGATCGCACGCGACCGTAAGTTGTGCTGCACCTTGA
- a CDS encoding translocation/assembly module TamB domain-containing protein: MTGSPDPGNQPQSNSNRRFWFVLLSRTSIALGVILLVGIVGGAWWVWIFINQRLAPLVETNLQQLLGRPVQVGKVEDFSLNSLRFGSSSVPATPKDPDNLKAEAVQVQFDPWQLLLQRTLKLNVTLIQPDVYIEQDKQGRWVTTEIKASPEEKPGLIQTELNSIQVENGDVVLQPTSQPNKPKAVVGFNQVNGLARFLERNQLITFRFNSQPARGGDLQITGNTRPNAGQTNLKINASNLLASDLSRLVASPVDIQGGRVDSNLTIQLQPTQPDIALFGTVGLNQIIAQIPNSPSKVTNTTGKINFQGQKIDLKNITARYGSVPIQAQGTINTQTGYNLKAEVKPVNLKNVVDSFKANLPVPVAGTVQANFNVQGALQKPIVTGTINTVKTAQIDRLIFNNISTGLRLTPNELVFANIQATPNVGGKITGSGRVELGNQNRIAVNLQGQNLPGDAIAKTYNASPGIQIGSVSANTQISGVPNNLQTVVQLQAPAATYPAQLQAAIDSNQGIVRLQDAVAKVAGGTVTARGQLIQKRWQGIVTANGIQLSRFPQVPPQYRGVVNGEFNVSGTTDSFQLADIQATGQANLRVADGTVNLRNIRLDEGRWQTLANISQVQLNTLSEQLRGRLNGEVRIAGTTESFQLANIQAAGQVRLSQGLAQLQQPLTAQFNWNGEQLRIIQATAPGLRAAGTVAVQTQETPQVTGFNLDVTARDYNLQNLPFQLPGNVAVAGTVDFTGKVTGTPTTPVASGNIQLENFAVNDLAFDPVLTGQVNYQPEQGTQLQLTGKQDRITFNLDPNNRPTSFLIRRDGSVATGRTEGDNLLVNVREFPVAALRSFLPANANLRPVTGELSGNLTINLDEFNVVGDVAIAQPRIGRITGDEFRGRVGFADGTFSLQQGELRQGQSRYLLSGELPTTGQQPLQFQLSLDQGRIENILQALNIFGFEDLATGLEPPDLAGAEALQTKPVSLPDAPLLTQLDYFSKILDRVAQQQTQQQQQQARIPTLAELKGPIDGQIAVTGSLQTGLNASFNFTGSDWVWGDYKINQVVANGNFEDGVFRLLPLRVNLDGSLLAFTGQLSQQQLSGQARVEAFPVELIEPFLPNLPVEIAGRLNALVTLAGSLNNPSAIGEIALVDGSINNQSVENAQVSLNYNNARLNFGSTVSVAGTGTEPVQITGGIPLALPFAQVEPDNNQIDIQANVQDEGLAILNAFTDQVNWVNGQGQVNLEIQGTLDQPSTNGIATVKNATLKVQNLSEPVTNVTGIVRFEGDRFIVTGLQGKYSQGQLTAAGILPIFATQNALQQAVTNPLTVVLENLRLSLPELYEGRVSGNVVVRGTAQDPQLGGNVRLKQGEIFLGQNPAASTTTGVTPPANAVTNGEVSLQKPTVVSPTNNAAPAADSPTPPNQTLVNLPVEFADFQVILEDNVRVTQQPLFSFVAKGDVTLNGTLANPRPQGVISLQRGQVNLFVTQFTLARGYEQTATFTPKQGFDPNLDVRLVTFIPETRGSRLPTTPFSSEISDTSANSLGTFRTVRVQASVDGPASKISENLELTSEPARSEEEIVALLGGSFLNVFGQADATNIGIATLTSSPIFSAFQGAVSQFAETIGFRSFQIFPTIETNAKGDQSVLSLAAEAAIAISNNASFSVSRVFYANESFRYNLLYELNDQFILRGSTNLSDESRGEIQFETRF; the protein is encoded by the coding sequence ATGACAGGTTCTCCCGATCCGGGTAATCAACCCCAGTCTAATTCCAACAGACGTTTCTGGTTCGTCTTATTAAGTCGCACCAGTATTGCTCTAGGTGTGATTTTGTTGGTTGGAATTGTCGGAGGTGCTTGGTGGGTTTGGATATTTATCAACCAAAGATTAGCACCGCTAGTAGAAACAAACCTTCAGCAATTACTCGGACGACCCGTACAGGTAGGAAAAGTCGAAGATTTTTCTTTGAATAGCCTGCGGTTTGGCTCATCCTCAGTACCCGCAACTCCTAAAGATCCAGACAATCTTAAGGCTGAGGCTGTGCAAGTACAGTTTGATCCTTGGCAACTGCTATTGCAGCGGACTTTAAAGTTAAATGTAACGTTAATCCAGCCTGATGTTTACATTGAACAGGATAAACAAGGTCGTTGGGTAACGACAGAAATTAAGGCTAGTCCAGAAGAAAAGCCTGGTTTAATTCAAACAGAATTGAACAGTATTCAGGTTGAAAATGGAGATGTAGTTTTACAACCAACTTCCCAACCAAACAAACCTAAAGCTGTTGTAGGGTTTAATCAGGTCAACGGCTTAGCTCGCTTTTTAGAACGAAACCAACTGATTACCTTTAGATTTAACAGCCAACCTGCTAGGGGAGGCGATTTGCAAATCACTGGTAACACGCGCCCAAATGCGGGACAAACTAACCTCAAAATTAACGCTTCTAATTTACTCGCCTCCGATCTCTCTCGGTTAGTGGCGTCGCCAGTAGATATACAAGGCGGTCGTGTCGATAGCAATTTAACAATCCAATTACAACCCACTCAGCCAGATATTGCTCTTTTCGGAACTGTAGGACTAAATCAAATCATTGCACAAATTCCTAACAGTCCTAGTAAAGTTACTAATACTACAGGTAAAATTAATTTCCAAGGTCAAAAGATTGACCTCAAAAATATTACTGCGCGCTACGGTAGCGTTCCAATCCAAGCTCAGGGGACGATAAATACTCAAACTGGTTACAATCTCAAGGCTGAGGTCAAACCAGTTAATCTGAAGAACGTTGTAGACAGTTTCAAAGCGAATTTACCTGTTCCTGTGGCTGGAACTGTGCAAGCAAATTTTAATGTGCAGGGAGCGCTGCAAAAACCAATTGTGACAGGAACTATTAATACTGTCAAAACTGCTCAAATTGACCGTCTGATATTTAATAACATTAGTACTGGCTTACGGCTAACTCCGAATGAGCTTGTCTTTGCCAACATCCAAGCAACTCCAAATGTCGGGGGCAAAATTACAGGTAGTGGTCGAGTGGAGTTAGGAAATCAAAACAGGATTGCTGTCAATTTGCAGGGACAAAATCTGCCAGGAGATGCGATCGCCAAAACTTACAATGCTTCACCTGGAATTCAAATCGGCAGTGTATCAGCAAACACTCAGATTTCTGGTGTACCTAATAATCTCCAAACAGTCGTACAGTTGCAAGCACCAGCTGCTACCTACCCTGCTCAACTCCAAGCAGCGATCGACAGTAATCAAGGAATTGTTCGACTACAGGATGCTGTTGCCAAAGTAGCGGGAGGTACAGTCACGGCTAGAGGACAACTGATACAAAAGCGCTGGCAGGGTATTGTTACTGCTAATGGCATTCAACTGAGCCGTTTTCCCCAAGTACCACCCCAGTATCGGGGAGTTGTCAACGGTGAGTTTAATGTCTCAGGCACTACTGATTCTTTCCAACTAGCAGATATTCAAGCCACAGGACAGGCAAACTTGCGTGTAGCAGATGGCACTGTGAATCTGAGAAATATTCGCTTAGATGAAGGTCGCTGGCAAACTTTAGCCAATATTTCCCAAGTTCAACTCAATACTTTATCAGAACAGTTGCGGGGAAGGCTCAATGGTGAAGTGCGTATAGCTGGGACTACTGAATCATTCCAACTCGCAAATATTCAAGCCGCCGGACAAGTACGCCTTTCTCAAGGTTTAGCACAACTCCAACAACCATTGACCGCGCAATTTAATTGGAATGGTGAACAGTTGCGAATTATACAAGCGACTGCGCCTGGTTTGCGGGCTGCGGGTACTGTGGCAGTTCAAACGCAGGAAACACCCCAGGTGACAGGATTTAACTTGGATGTAACAGCACGGGATTATAACCTGCAAAATCTTCCCTTCCAACTGCCTGGTAATGTTGCAGTTGCAGGTACAGTTGATTTCACTGGCAAAGTTACAGGTACTCCCACTACTCCCGTCGCTTCTGGAAATATCCAGCTAGAGAACTTTGCAGTCAACGATTTGGCATTTGATCCGGTATTAACTGGTCAGGTAAACTATCAACCAGAGCAAGGAACCCAACTACAACTGACTGGCAAACAAGACCGAATTACTTTTAATCTTGATCCCAATAATCGCCCGACTTCATTTTTGATTAGACGAGATGGAAGTGTAGCTACTGGCAGAACCGAAGGAGACAACCTGCTGGTTAACGTTCGAGAGTTTCCCGTAGCAGCGCTGAGAAGTTTTCTCCCTGCTAACGCAAATTTAAGGCCTGTGACTGGAGAATTATCTGGGAACTTGACAATTAATCTAGACGAGTTTAACGTAGTCGGAGATGTAGCCATAGCTCAACCCAGAATTGGCAGAATAACAGGCGATGAATTCCGAGGACGTGTTGGTTTTGCTGATGGTACTTTTAGCTTACAACAGGGTGAATTGCGGCAAGGTCAGAGCCGTTACTTACTCAGTGGAGAGTTGCCAACTACAGGTCAGCAACCATTGCAATTTCAGCTGAGTCTCGACCAAGGCAGAATTGAGAATATCTTGCAAGCCTTGAATATCTTCGGTTTTGAAGATTTGGCAACTGGTTTGGAACCTCCGGATCTTGCTGGTGCAGAAGCACTGCAAACAAAACCTGTAAGTTTGCCAGATGCGCCTTTACTGACACAATTAGATTATTTCTCAAAAATTCTAGACCGGGTAGCACAGCAGCAGACACAGCAACAGCAACAACAGGCTCGCATACCTACACTGGCAGAATTAAAGGGCCCGATCGACGGACAGATTGCCGTCACAGGCTCTTTGCAAACAGGGTTGAACGCCAGCTTTAACTTTACTGGTTCTGACTGGGTATGGGGTGATTATAAAATTAATCAAGTCGTTGCTAACGGCAATTTTGAAGATGGTGTTTTCAGATTGCTTCCCCTGCGGGTGAACTTGGACGGGTCACTCCTAGCTTTCACAGGACAGTTGAGTCAGCAACAATTATCTGGACAAGCGCGAGTAGAAGCATTTCCTGTGGAACTAATCGAGCCTTTTTTACCAAATTTACCTGTAGAAATTGCGGGTAGGCTCAATGCGCTGGTTACTCTTGCGGGTAGTTTGAACAATCCCAGTGCCATTGGAGAGATAGCGCTAGTAGATGGGAGCATTAACAATCAGTCTGTTGAGAACGCGCAAGTAAGTTTGAACTATAATAATGCTCGTTTAAATTTTGGCAGCACTGTTTCAGTAGCTGGGACAGGTACAGAACCAGTGCAAATTACAGGTGGCATCCCATTGGCGTTGCCTTTTGCTCAGGTTGAACCAGATAACAATCAAATTGATATCCAAGCAAATGTGCAAGATGAAGGCTTAGCAATATTAAACGCCTTTACCGATCAAGTGAACTGGGTAAATGGTCAGGGACAAGTAAACTTAGAAATTCAGGGTACCTTAGACCAACCAAGTACTAATGGCATCGCCACAGTTAAAAATGCAACTTTAAAAGTCCAAAATCTTTCTGAACCAGTGACAAATGTGACAGGGATAGTTCGGTTTGAAGGCGATCGCTTTATAGTTACAGGTCTTCAAGGAAAATACAGTCAAGGACAATTAACTGCGGCGGGAATTCTGCCTATTTTTGCCACTCAGAACGCACTACAGCAAGCGGTCACAAATCCGCTCACGGTTGTGTTAGAAAACCTCAGGCTCAGTTTACCAGAATTGTATGAAGGGAGAGTTAGTGGTAATGTCGTAGTTAGAGGAACAGCACAAGATCCACAACTTGGGGGAAATGTTCGACTCAAACAAGGCGAAATATTTCTAGGACAAAATCCTGCTGCTTCTACAACCACAGGTGTAACACCTCCTGCTAATGCTGTAACGAATGGTGAGGTATCTCTGCAAAAGCCTACAGTTGTTTCTCCAACTAATAATGCCGCACCTGCCGCTGATTCTCCAACTCCTCCCAACCAAACACTAGTTAATTTGCCTGTAGAATTTGCAGATTTCCAAGTCATCCTAGAAGATAATGTTCGCGTCACTCAACAGCCATTGTTCAGCTTTGTGGCAAAAGGAGATGTTACCCTCAATGGCACTTTGGCTAATCCCCGTCCTCAAGGAGTGATTAGTCTGCAACGAGGTCAAGTGAATTTATTTGTCACTCAATTTACCTTAGCTCGTGGTTACGAACAAACTGCAACATTTACTCCTAAACAGGGATTTGACCCGAATTTAGATGTAAGATTAGTCACATTTATCCCAGAGACAAGAGGTAGTCGCTTACCAACCACACCTTTCTCTAGCGAGATTAGTGATACTTCGGCAAATAGCTTAGGCACTTTCAGGACAGTTCGCGTTCAAGCAAGTGTAGACGGGCCTGCTAGTAAAATATCTGAAAATTTGGAACTGACTAGTGAACCTGCTCGTAGTGAAGAGGAAATCGTGGCTTTATTGGGAGGTTCTTTTCTCAATGTCTTCGGTCAAGCAGATGCAACAAATATAGGAATTGCCACCCTGACTAGTTCTCCCATTTTTTCAGCATTCCAAGGAGCTGTTAGTCAATTTGCCGAAACGATTGGTTTTAGATCGTTCCAAATATTTCCAACTATCGAGACTAATGCAAAGGGAGATCAATCAGTACTGAGTTTAGCAGCAGAGGCAGCGATCGCTATCTCTAACAATGCTTCTTTTTCTGTATCGCGGGTTTTTTATGCGAATGAATCCTTCCGTTACAACCTGCTTTATGAACTTAACGACCAATTTATTTTACGAGGTTCTACGAATTTAAGTGATGAAAGTCGAGGAGAAATTCAGTTTGAAACAAGATTTTAA